In the genome of Candidatus Rhabdochlamydia sp. T3358, the window TTTCTTTATTTTCAATCTTAATTTTACAGGCAACTATAATACAGTTATGAATTTATCTTTTTTAAATATTTAAGATCCTCTACACGGCTTTTAAATTTATAGAAAAGTAATTTCCTTTAATTTTATGACAAGTTTCTTTTTTTGCAATAATTATTTGTATTTTACAAGAAATCTCTAAGAAGATTTAATCTATTCAGATTTTTTTTAAATTCTGCTTAGTTTTTTAAGACAAATGTTGCTAATTTCTTCCCATTCAATTTGAAAACAAAGCCGTTTATATATAAGGACATTTGTTTGTTGACTTTGCTAATATCCTTCAGTGTTTTAGTTTTATATTTGAATTTTGAATGGATAAGGGTTTAGGATTATTCAATGCTTAGAAATAATTACAGGTTTACTAATCTGACAGTAATTGATAAAATGACTTTTTTTAAAAAGTTAGAGTTTGGTCTAAATGATTAATAAGTGGATAAGAATAGTCGGGTTTTTTGTTTTTATAGGGGGTTTAACTTGTCTTTCCCTGTTGTCTTGTTGTAGTAAAACCGGGGTATCCTCAAATGTATTTAATCAGTGGATGCAAACTAGTGATAAAATTAAAGTATTGTCTACTGTGGCCATGATAGATGATATTGTAAGACAAATTGGGAAAGAAAAAATTTTACACATGCCTCTTATTTCAGGTCAAATAGATCCTCATAGTTATGAAATGGTCAAAGGGGATGATGAAAAGCTTCAGATGGCAACTGTTGTGTTTTATAATGGTTTAGGCTTGGAACATGGAGCTAGCTTAAGCAATCACCTATTTAATCATAAGAATGCTATTGCTTTAGGAGATATAGTGGCTCATCAGGTTCCAGAAGAAATGATTTATATAGAAAGGACAATAGATCCTCATATCTGGATGGATATCTCATTATGGAGCCTAATCATAGATCCCATCGTGCAAGAATTATCTAGATTGGATCCTGATTCTGAAGAATTTTATAAGAATAATGCAGAGAATCTCTTAGAAGCAATGCAAAGAATGGATAAAAAGATTTGCGATGCGATGCATGAAATCCCTTCATCTCAACGTTATCTTGTTACAAGTCATGATGCATTTAATTATTTTACGCGAGCCTATTTGGCAAATCCAGATGAAGAGTATTGGCAAAGTCGAGTAAATGCACCAGAGGGTTTAGCTCCGGATGGTCAATTAAGCTCAAGCGACATTCAATACATTGTAAACTTTTTATTAGAAAAACACATCCAGACGGTTTTCCCTGAGTCCAGTGTTAATCGAGATGCATTGAATAAGATTATTCACGATTGTCAGAAAAAAGGCCTCAAGGTTCACATGGCTAAATCTCCTCTTTATAGTGATTCAATGGGAGGAAAGGGTAGTGGGGCTGATAATTATTTAGATATGATGTGGCATAATACAAGCGCAATTCTTTCAGAATGGGAAAAAAATTAAGGGCTTACATGCAAAATGCTATTGAGATAGAAAATCTTACAGTGACTTATGGAAAAACAGCGGTTCTTTGGGATATTAACTTAACTATTCCAAAAGGCAAACTCGTGGGAATTATTGGGCCTAATGGAGCAGGAAAAAGCACCCTTTTAAAAGCCATGCTAGAAATGGTTGATGTTCTATCAGGTACCATTAGTTTTTTGGACCAGCCTTTCAAAAAATCTCGTAATAAAATTGCTTATGTGCCGCAACGCTCTTCTGTGGATTGGGATTTCCCCATTACAGCTTTTGAGCTTGTTTTAATGGGTAGATATAACAAGATAGGATACTTGAAATGGCCTAAAGCAGCGGATAGAGAAGCTGCAAAAAAAGCACTAGAACTAGTAGGGATGCTTATTTTTGCAGATAGGCAGATTAGTCAATTATCTGGAGGGCAACAACAAAGGCTATTTATTGCTCGAGCTCTTCTGCAAGAAGCAGAATTTTATTTAATGGATGAGCCTTTTGCAGGAGTTGATATAGCAACAGAGAGAGCCATTGTGGTTTTAATGGATAAGCTCAAGGAACAAGGGAAAACCCTACTTGTTGTGCATCATGATTTATCAACTGTAAAGACCTATTTTGATTGGGCCATTTTATTAAATACTTGTTTGATTGCAAATGGTCCTGTGCAGGAGGTTTTTTGTTCTGATATGATTATGCGTACTTTTGGAAGATCTCATGTTTTATTAGATGAGGCGGCTCATTTAACACAAAGTAAGACTACAGGGGTATCGTGATTTTATCTTCTGTGTGGCAATTTTTTTCTGATCCTGTCCTGCAAGCACCAACAATTGCTAGCATGCTGATGTGTTTATCAAGCGCTCTTGTAGGAGTCATTGTTCTTATGCGCAAGCGCTCTTTGTTAGGAGAGGCGCTATCTCATGCGGCTTATCCAGGGGTTATTTTATCTTTACTCTTTTTATCCACTTTTTTTCCTGGACAATACGATTTGGTTTCCTTAAGCGTTTTAATCGGAGGATTTATTTCTGCTTGTATAGGTTTATGGTTTCTCGAAAAGATGCAGAAATTAACTAGAGTAAAAGATGATGGAGCCCTGTGCTTTATCCTTTCTTCTTTTTTTGGAATAGGGGTTTTATTTGCAAGTCGTATGCAAACGACAAATGTCATTTATTATAAAATGGCACAAATGTTTCTCTATGGGCAAGTAGCTACTATGACTGGCTCTCATATTTGGATTTATACAGGTCTAACTTTGACTGTTATAACCATTATCTTGCTTTGCTATCGACCTATTATTCTTGTTTTGTTTGACCGAGATTTTTCAAGGGTTTTAAATACTCCTGTACGGTTGATTGAAACGATATTATTTTTTCTTCTTGTCTTAGCGATTGTCATTGGGATTCGAAGCGTGGGTGTTGTTTTGATGTCCGGTATGTTGATTGCACCCTCTGTTGCTGCACGTCAATGGAGCAACCGATTAAGTAAGATATTTATTTTATCTGCTGTTTTTGGAGCTGTTAGTGGATTTTTAGGCAATTACTTATCTTTTGAAGTACCTAAATGGTTTGGCAATGAGAGGTTTTCTTTCCCAACAGGACCTATGATTTTATTAGCAGCTATATTTTTAGCTTTTTTCTCCTTACTTTTTAGCCCTAAAAGAGGTTTTATATTTCGCTTATGGCGAATTGCTAGGTTTCGATGGAATTGCAAAGAAGAAAATCTGCTTAAATTACTGTGGAAATTGCAGACCCAAGAAGGGTTATCCAAAAAAGAGATACAAGCAAAGTCTAGTTTGTCTTACGCTCATACCACATTTCTTCTAGGGTATCTTAAACAACAGGGATGGCTAAAAAAAACAGGTTTTAAGTATCACTTAACCAGCGATGGGATCCAAAGAGCAGCAAGAGTTATACGATTGCACAGATTATGGGAAGCTTATCTAGTTTACTTAGGACAGGGTATAGAGAAAGTACACCGAAGCGCCGAAGAAATGGAACACATCATCAGTCCAGAGATAGAGGCTCAGCTTACAGAGCTTTTAAATGATCCTAAACAAGATCCTCATTTGCAACCCATTCCGGCAAGGGAAACAACTTTATGAATCCCTATTTTGCAAAAGATTTTTTTTCCTTTTTTGCGGTATTTATCCAACGCTTATTTCTCTTTTTTAGCGGACAGCTGCCTTTGGCAGAAATAGCGTCTGATGAGCTGCAGATCTTTGTATTGAGCTTAATCTCTTGTGCAAGCGCAATTGTGGGAAGTTTGCTTGTCTTAAAGAAAAGCACTATGTTAGCAAATAGTTTATCTCATACGGTTTTATTAGGGATTAGCGTGGCTTATCTAGTTGTGGCCTTTTTCTCTCAACAACAAATGCAAGTTGTCATTGGAATCTACGTTTTATTATTAGCAGCTTTTATCACAGCCATACTTACAACTGTACTCACACAATTTCTCATTCATTCACTAAGGTTACAAGAAGATGCAAGCATTGGACTTATATTTACTCTTTTTTTTGCTTTAGGCGTGACGATTGTAACTATGTATACAAGGAGTACACATTTAGGAATAGAAGCTGTAATGGGTAATGTAGATGCTCTACATTTGGATGATTTAAAGCTTATTGCTTGGGTTGTTTTATTGGATGTATTTGTAGTAGGAATCTTTTTCAAAGAATTTAAAATGGTTATTTTTGATCCGTGCTTTGCAACAGTTTTAGGGGTAAGACCTTCTCTATTTCATTATCTGTTAATGATTTTAACCTCAGCTACTGTAATTGGAGCATTTCGGGCTGTGGGTGTTTTATTGGTGTTAAGCTTACTCGTCGGTCCTGTGCTCATTGCGCGAATTTTCACGAAACGTCTAAAGCCCATGATCATTTACGCTTGTATGATTGGATCTTTT includes:
- a CDS encoding zinc ABC transporter substrate-binding protein, encoding MINKWIRIVGFFVFIGGLTCLSLLSCCSKTGVSSNVFNQWMQTSDKIKVLSTVAMIDDIVRQIGKEKILHMPLISGQIDPHSYEMVKGDDEKLQMATVVFYNGLGLEHGASLSNHLFNHKNAIALGDIVAHQVPEEMIYIERTIDPHIWMDISLWSLIIDPIVQELSRLDPDSEEFYKNNAENLLEAMQRMDKKICDAMHEIPSSQRYLVTSHDAFNYFTRAYLANPDEEYWQSRVNAPEGLAPDGQLSSSDIQYIVNFLLEKHIQTVFPESSVNRDALNKIIHDCQKKGLKVHMAKSPLYSDSMGGKGSGADNYLDMMWHNTSAILSEWEKN
- a CDS encoding metal ABC transporter ATP-binding protein; the encoded protein is MQNAIEIENLTVTYGKTAVLWDINLTIPKGKLVGIIGPNGAGKSTLLKAMLEMVDVLSGTISFLDQPFKKSRNKIAYVPQRSSVDWDFPITAFELVLMGRYNKIGYLKWPKAADREAAKKALELVGMLIFADRQISQLSGGQQQRLFIARALLQEAEFYLMDEPFAGVDIATERAIVVLMDKLKEQGKTLLVVHHDLSTVKTYFDWAILLNTCLIANGPVQEVFCSDMIMRTFGRSHVLLDEAAHLTQSKTTGVS
- a CDS encoding metal ABC transporter permease, translated to MILSSVWQFFSDPVLQAPTIASMLMCLSSALVGVIVLMRKRSLLGEALSHAAYPGVILSLLFLSTFFPGQYDLVSLSVLIGGFISACIGLWFLEKMQKLTRVKDDGALCFILSSFFGIGVLFASRMQTTNVIYYKMAQMFLYGQVATMTGSHIWIYTGLTLTVITIILLCYRPIILVLFDRDFSRVLNTPVRLIETILFFLLVLAIVIGIRSVGVVLMSGMLIAPSVAARQWSNRLSKIFILSAVFGAVSGFLGNYLSFEVPKWFGNERFSFPTGPMILLAAIFLAFFSLLFSPKRGFIFRLWRIARFRWNCKEENLLKLLWKLQTQEGLSKKEIQAKSSLSYAHTTFLLGYLKQQGWLKKTGFKYHLTSDGIQRAARVIRLHRLWEAYLVYLGQGIEKVHRSAEEMEHIISPEIEAQLTELLNDPKQDPHLQPIPARETTL
- a CDS encoding metal ABC transporter permease; this encodes MNPYFAKDFFSFFAVFIQRLFLFFSGQLPLAEIASDELQIFVLSLISCASAIVGSLLVLKKSTMLANSLSHTVLLGISVAYLVVAFFSQQQMQVVIGIYVLLLAAFITAILTTVLTQFLIHSLRLQEDASIGLIFTLFFALGVTIVTMYTRSTHLGIEAVMGNVDALHLDDLKLIAWVVLLDVFVVGIFFKEFKMVIFDPCFATVLGVRPSLFHYLLMILTSATVIGAFRAVGVLLVLSLLVGPVLIARIFTKRLKPMIIYACMIGSFSSVVSVAMARHFLSVYDVPLSTAGLVVFVITVIYCASLLFIKIKESVTLFRVAKPQKY